From Rubrivirga sp. SAORIC476, a single genomic window includes:
- the uvrA gene encoding excinuclease ABC subunit UvrA, giving the protein MAKTTQAPTSTAPKTKTSRKTKVAADTKNRFVGRDLVVKGARQHNLKGIDVTIPKRQLVVVTGPSGSGKSSLVFDTIYAEGQRRYVESLSAYARQFLDRMDKPDVDLITGLAPAIAIEQQTGTKNPRSTVATQTEVYDYLRLLMARVGTTISPVSGEVVTRDSPRSAAEAVQAALPAKTRFYLCFPFPAHKGVKKTQELDALRARGFFRLVALPTDKQAAKGAQAEVIDLSEIASDAVRTPVARLYVLVDRLATDPDKDATTNRIADSVEQAFAEGEERAVVITAPKEGPFEVIPFSALFERDGMTFEEPTPQLFSFNSPLGACPACQGFGRVPGVDPDLVIPNPELSLRQGALAPFRTEQWSSHQRALVRIAGQEGIDLDVPYTLLPKAQKDLVWAGKGEYAGVNGFFAYLQKKQYKMHYRIYAARFRGYTRCPACDGFRLRPQALHVKLKGPALGASADDATEWFHIGELSELTTADAKAFFDAVELSEHDQEVAGRLLTEVRKRLTTLVDVGLDYLTLDRLAMTLSGGETQRINLATSLGSSLVGSLYVLDEPTIGLHPRDNDRLITILEGLRDIGNTVLVVEHDEQMMRRADQIIDIGPGSGALGGEVMFQGSFDAALDDPNSLTGAYLSRRKTIPVPESRREIDPERMITVKGARQHNLKRLDVSFPLDVITVVTGVSGSGKSTLVHSTLYAALQRIKGNSFEGKVGAHDEITGAQLVETVEMVDQSPIGKSPRSNPVTYIKAFDAIRELLASTHQAKVRGYRAGTFSFNVPGGRCETCQGEGVVQVEMQFLADLYLECEACHGARFKQDVLEIRFKGKNIAEILDLTVDEAVAFFKGQKRVEKKLKTLQEVGLGYLTLGQPSNTLSGGEAQRVKLAAHLSKTHQGHTLYLFDEPTTGLHFDDIRKLLAAFNALVEAGHTVVLIEHNLDVIKAADWLIDIGPEGGRRGGFVVAEGTPEQVALVEASHTAPFLREALA; this is encoded by the coding sequence ATGGCGAAGACGACTCAGGCCCCTACGAGCACGGCCCCGAAGACCAAGACCTCGCGCAAGACGAAGGTCGCCGCCGACACCAAGAACCGATTCGTCGGGCGGGATCTCGTGGTGAAGGGCGCGCGGCAGCACAACCTGAAAGGCATCGACGTCACGATTCCGAAGCGGCAGTTGGTGGTCGTGACCGGACCGTCGGGCTCCGGCAAGTCGTCGCTGGTGTTCGACACGATCTACGCCGAGGGCCAGCGGCGGTACGTCGAGAGCCTGAGCGCCTATGCGCGCCAGTTCCTCGACCGGATGGACAAGCCCGATGTGGACCTGATCACGGGCCTCGCGCCCGCGATCGCTATCGAGCAGCAGACCGGCACCAAGAACCCGCGCTCGACGGTCGCCACGCAGACGGAGGTCTATGACTACCTGCGCCTGCTCATGGCGCGCGTCGGGACCACGATCTCGCCGGTGTCGGGCGAGGTCGTGACGCGCGACTCGCCCCGCTCGGCTGCCGAGGCGGTGCAGGCGGCGCTGCCTGCCAAGACGCGGTTCTACCTCTGCTTCCCCTTCCCGGCGCACAAGGGAGTCAAGAAGACCCAGGAGCTCGACGCGCTCCGCGCCCGCGGCTTCTTCCGCCTCGTCGCCTTGCCGACCGACAAGCAGGCTGCGAAGGGCGCGCAGGCGGAGGTGATCGACCTGAGCGAGATCGCCTCGGACGCCGTGCGGACGCCCGTCGCGCGATTGTACGTCCTGGTCGACCGGCTGGCTACGGACCCCGACAAGGACGCCACCACCAATCGCATCGCAGACTCCGTCGAGCAGGCGTTCGCCGAAGGCGAGGAGCGGGCGGTGGTCATCACGGCCCCGAAGGAAGGCCCGTTCGAGGTGATCCCGTTCTCCGCGCTCTTCGAGCGCGACGGGATGACGTTCGAGGAGCCGACGCCTCAGCTGTTCTCCTTCAACAGCCCCCTCGGCGCCTGCCCGGCCTGCCAGGGCTTCGGACGCGTCCCCGGCGTCGACCCGGACCTCGTCATCCCGAACCCGGAGTTGTCGCTCCGCCAGGGCGCGCTCGCTCCGTTCCGCACAGAGCAGTGGTCCAGTCACCAGCGCGCGCTTGTCCGCATCGCGGGCCAGGAGGGGATCGACCTAGACGTTCCCTACACCCTGCTGCCCAAGGCCCAGAAAGACCTCGTGTGGGCAGGCAAGGGCGAGTACGCCGGGGTGAATGGCTTCTTTGCCTACCTCCAGAAGAAGCAGTACAAGATGCACTATCGCATCTACGCGGCGCGCTTCCGCGGCTATACGCGGTGCCCGGCGTGCGACGGGTTCCGGCTTCGTCCGCAGGCGCTCCATGTCAAGCTGAAGGGCCCCGCCCTGGGCGCCTCGGCGGACGACGCGACCGAGTGGTTCCACATCGGCGAGCTGTCTGAACTGACGACCGCCGACGCCAAGGCCTTCTTCGATGCCGTCGAGTTGTCGGAGCACGACCAAGAGGTCGCCGGACGCCTGCTGACGGAGGTCCGCAAGCGCCTCACGACGCTGGTCGACGTCGGGCTGGACTACCTGACGCTGGACCGCCTCGCGATGACGCTCTCCGGGGGCGAGACCCAGCGGATCAACCTCGCGACCAGCCTCGGATCGAGCCTCGTCGGCAGCCTCTACGTGCTGGATGAGCCGACGATCGGCCTCCACCCACGCGACAACGACCGGTTGATCACGATCCTGGAAGGCCTCCGCGACATCGGCAACACGGTCCTCGTGGTGGAGCACGACGAGCAGATGATGCGCCGGGCAGACCAGATCATCGACATCGGGCCGGGCTCGGGCGCGCTCGGCGGCGAGGTCATGTTTCAGGGATCGTTCGACGCTGCCCTCGACGACCCCAACAGCCTCACTGGCGCCTACCTCTCGCGTCGCAAAACGATTCCTGTCCCTGAGTCCCGCCGCGAGATCGACCCCGAGCGCATGATCACGGTCAAGGGCGCGCGGCAGCACAACCTGAAGCGACTGGACGTGTCCTTCCCGCTCGACGTCATCACCGTCGTCACCGGCGTCTCCGGATCCGGCAAGTCGACCCTGGTCCACTCGACGCTCTACGCCGCGCTCCAGCGGATCAAGGGCAACAGTTTCGAGGGCAAGGTCGGCGCGCACGACGAGATCACAGGTGCGCAACTCGTCGAGACCGTCGAGATGGTCGACCAGTCACCCATCGGAAAGAGCCCGCGTTCCAACCCGGTGACCTACATCAAGGCGTTCGACGCGATCCGTGAGTTGCTCGCCAGCACGCACCAGGCGAAGGTCCGCGGGTACCGTGCGGGGACGTTCTCGTTCAACGTGCCCGGTGGGCGCTGCGAGACGTGCCAGGGCGAAGGCGTCGTGCAGGTCGAGATGCAGTTCCTGGCCGACCTCTACCTGGAATGCGAGGCGTGCCACGGCGCTCGCTTCAAGCAGGACGTGCTGGAGATCCGGTTCAAGGGGAAGAACATCGCTGAGATCCTCGACCTGACGGTCGACGAGGCGGTCGCCTTCTTCAAGGGTCAGAAGCGGGTCGAGAAGAAGCTAAAGACCCTTCAGGAGGTCGGCCTCGGGTACCTCACGCTCGGCCAGCCGTCCAACACGCTCTCTGGCGGCGAAGCCCAGCGCGTCAAGCTGGCGGCGCACCTCAGCAAAACCCACCAGGGCCACACGCTCTATCTGTTCGACGAGCCCACGACCGGCCTCCACTTCGATGACATCCGGAAGCTCCTCGCGGCTTTCAACGCGCTCGTCGAGGCGGGCCATACCGTCGTCCTGATCGAGCACAACCTCGACGTGATCAAGGCCGCCGACTGGCTCATCGACATCGGCCCGGAGGGAGGCCGCCGGGGCGGCTTCGTGGTCGCCGAAGGCACCCCAGAGCAGGTCGCGCTGGTGGAGGCCAGCCACACGGCACCGTTCCTGCGCGAGGCTCTCGCCTAG
- a CDS encoding choice-of-anchor Q domain-containing protein, protein MTFSTPRVGGALQRATLLLTLLLSVGWSVAAQAATITVDTNNDEQNTDGDCSLREAIAAANTDAVVDGCTAGDGADTIVFGGGVLLPNVTLNQDGFVVTSQISIDGALLLGTITLDGDNRYRIFDVSTSGDLTLSNMTLTRGGRVDRGGAVLVREGARFSASDVSFDDNWAAGDAATDGGGAIYALGPIDRLEDATFSNNRAIGTSGSGGAIFLNGADAMLVNVTFTANRAQRAGGGIENRDGALTMAGVDFSANNAGMNPGNGGAVHLSADGSADITGGMVSENVAREGGGFWNSGETMRVSNTMFTGNIAVGDGSADRIQGGGALFNDGGLLILQNITAIDNHAIGTSGSGGAILNGSGGATWVMTSTVSENVARRAGGGLEDDGGTVVIVMSTFEENRVVAAANPGNGGAVHSGGGTVVVAGGQYHRNVAIEGGAFWTSGALVITGDEAGIPDPMDMDIVIPTVTPAAITRNVARGNDADQGGGGLYATPSGVIQVFEALIESNVANGTSGSGGGIFSAGDLLAQGTSIRRNRANRAGGGIEDAGGTVSLTDVRLDKNWIQDGAPGNGGGLHSGGGDVTITRGIIADNMAVEGGGLWTNGTLTINGGADGDNDDDDDAEDGDRSFFTVLSGNEASGDEAGIGGGGLYVETGGIASVRYTLINGNTANGTAGSGGGVLVADGASATLAFSEVTGNTANRAGAGIELFDDGSTDDETTVSLRQVYVANNVIDEGAPGNGGGLHAGGAGAVDVSMSTFANNGAVEGGGLWINAAGSLTMGNSTVTGNTSDTDGGGIYDNGGASIALSSVTVALNSADNDGGGLFSASTDMFTVQNTIVADNSAGGMGPDCSGTFDSDGYNLIGDVTGCTVNGDDTDTDGQNPMLAPLAANGGFTPTHALMEGSPAIDSGDSAFDVDQRGMTRSMSPDDRGAYETEGGGTSTSTGEEPQAGAFALGTPQPNPSAGRTRVTFSVAEAAPVELALFNVLGQRVLTAFEGPVSATAPQTVDLDVSGLASGVYVLRLMSGGDVETRQVTVVR, encoded by the coding sequence ATGACCTTCTCTACACCTCGCGTGGGCGGCGCACTTCAGCGCGCCACGCTTCTCCTCACTCTGCTTCTTTCCGTTGGCTGGTCGGTGGCGGCACAGGCGGCCACGATCACCGTCGACACCAACAACGACGAGCAGAACACCGACGGTGACTGCTCGCTGCGCGAGGCGATCGCCGCTGCAAACACCGACGCGGTCGTGGACGGTTGCACCGCTGGCGACGGCGCCGACACCATCGTGTTCGGAGGAGGCGTGCTGCTGCCGAACGTGACGCTGAACCAGGACGGCTTCGTCGTCACGTCGCAGATCTCGATCGACGGCGCCCTGTTGCTCGGGACGATCACACTCGATGGAGACAACCGGTACCGCATCTTCGACGTGAGCACCAGCGGCGACCTCACTCTGTCCAACATGACCCTGACGCGCGGCGGTCGCGTTGACCGAGGCGGGGCGGTCCTGGTGCGCGAGGGCGCTCGGTTCTCGGCCTCCGACGTCTCCTTCGACGACAACTGGGCAGCGGGCGACGCGGCGACCGACGGCGGCGGCGCCATCTACGCGCTCGGCCCGATCGACCGGCTCGAGGACGCGACGTTTTCGAACAACCGTGCCATCGGCACCTCGGGCTCGGGCGGTGCCATCTTCCTCAACGGCGCCGACGCCATGCTCGTCAATGTGACGTTCACAGCGAACCGCGCCCAGCGGGCTGGCGGCGGCATCGAGAACCGCGACGGGGCCCTGACGATGGCCGGCGTCGACTTCTCGGCCAACAACGCGGGCATGAACCCGGGCAACGGCGGGGCGGTCCATCTCTCGGCCGACGGTTCGGCCGACATCACCGGCGGCATGGTCTCGGAGAACGTGGCTCGCGAAGGCGGCGGCTTCTGGAATAGCGGCGAGACGATGCGTGTCTCGAACACCATGTTCACCGGCAACATCGCCGTGGGCGACGGCTCCGCGGACCGGATTCAGGGTGGGGGTGCCCTCTTCAACGACGGCGGCCTGCTCATCCTCCAGAACATCACCGCGATCGACAACCACGCGATCGGGACCTCGGGGTCGGGAGGCGCCATTCTCAACGGGAGCGGCGGCGCGACCTGGGTCATGACGAGCACGGTTTCCGAGAACGTCGCTCGCCGCGCCGGCGGCGGGCTTGAAGACGACGGCGGCACGGTCGTCATCGTCATGTCGACGTTCGAGGAGAACCGGGTCGTGGCTGCGGCCAACCCCGGCAACGGCGGCGCCGTCCACAGCGGCGGCGGGACCGTCGTGGTGGCCGGCGGACAGTACCACCGGAACGTAGCGATCGAAGGCGGCGCCTTCTGGACCAGCGGCGCGCTGGTGATCACCGGCGACGAAGCTGGCATCCCCGACCCGATGGACATGGACATCGTGATTCCGACGGTCACGCCGGCTGCGATCACGCGCAACGTGGCGCGGGGCAACGACGCAGACCAGGGCGGCGGCGGCCTCTATGCCACGCCGTCGGGCGTGATCCAGGTGTTCGAGGCCCTCATCGAGAGCAACGTCGCCAACGGTACGTCCGGCTCGGGCGGCGGCATCTTCTCGGCTGGTGACCTGCTCGCCCAGGGCACCTCGATCCGCCGCAACCGAGCCAACCGGGCCGGTGGTGGCATCGAAGACGCGGGCGGTACGGTCTCGCTGACCGACGTTCGCCTCGACAAGAACTGGATCCAGGACGGCGCGCCCGGGAACGGCGGCGGCCTCCACAGCGGAGGCGGCGACGTGACCATCACGCGTGGCATCATCGCCGACAACATGGCCGTCGAAGGCGGTGGCCTGTGGACGAACGGGACGCTGACGATCAACGGCGGCGCCGATGGGGACAACGACGACGACGACGACGCAGAGGACGGCGACCGGTCGTTCTTCACGGTCCTCTCTGGCAACGAGGCCTCAGGTGACGAGGCGGGCATCGGTGGCGGCGGTCTCTACGTGGAGACTGGCGGCATAGCGTCGGTCCGGTACACGCTCATCAACGGCAACACGGCCAACGGCACGGCGGGCTCAGGCGGTGGCGTCCTCGTCGCCGACGGTGCCTCGGCGACGCTCGCGTTCTCCGAGGTCACCGGCAACACGGCCAACCGCGCCGGCGCGGGCATCGAACTGTTCGACGACGGAAGCACGGATGACGAGACGACCGTCTCGCTCCGCCAGGTGTACGTCGCGAACAACGTCATCGACGAGGGCGCACCGGGCAACGGGGGCGGCCTCCACGCTGGCGGTGCCGGAGCGGTGGACGTGTCGATGAGCACGTTCGCCAACAACGGCGCGGTCGAAGGCGGTGGCCTGTGGATCAACGCCGCGGGCTCGCTGACGATGGGCAACTCGACCGTCACGGGCAACACGTCCGATACGGACGGTGGGGGCATCTACGACAACGGAGGGGCCTCCATCGCGCTGTCCAGCGTCACGGTCGCCCTCAACAGCGCCGACAACGATGGCGGCGGCCTGTTCTCGGCGAGCACCGACATGTTCACGGTCCAGAACACCATCGTCGCAGACAACTCGGCCGGCGGGATGGGCCCGGACTGCTCCGGAACGTTCGACTCGGACGGGTATAACCTGATCGGGGACGTAACCGGCTGCACCGTCAACGGTGACGACACCGACACCGACGGGCAGAACCCGATGCTGGCGCCGCTCGCAGCGAACGGTGGCTTCACCCCGACGCACGCGCTGATGGAGGGAAGCCCCGCCATCGACTCGGGCGACTCGGCGTTCGATGTCGACCAGCGTGGCATGACGCGTTCGATGTCGCCCGACGACCGCGGCGCGTACGAGACCGAAGGCGGCGGTACCTCGACCTCGACGGGTGAGGAGCCGCAGGCAGGGGCCTTCGCCCTCGGGACCCCGCAGCCGAACCCCTCGGCCGGCCGTACGCGAGTCACGTTCTCCGTAGCCGAGGCTGCCCCGGTGGAACTGGCGCTCTTCAACGTGCTCGGCCAGCGCGTGCTGACGGCCTTCGAGGGCCCGGTGAGCGCGACTGCCCCGCAGACCGTCGACCTCGACGTGAGCGGTCTGGCGTCGGGCGTCTACGTCCTCCGCTTGATGAGCGGTGGCGATGTGGAGACCCGCCAGGTCACGGTCGTCCGCTAG
- a CDS encoding mechanosensitive ion channel family protein — MTLALQTPLFTDLDPWPGFGVILAVALGGALLVHASVYGVLHRIRRTAPERLPLRGLLVVHTERSARWVLVLLALRASLGHLPAEAGGVAGPLATAVSIGLVIAAARLVIRAMSAVRQSLGERLDTNKADNLSERRILTQIGLFQRLLNVLVVVVAVAVILLHFESVRRVGTGLLASAGIAGIVLGLAAQRVLGNLFAGIQIAITQPIRVDDVVVVEGEWARVEEITLTYVVVRIWDLRRLVLPISYFIETPFQNWTRSASQVIGTVYLRTDYSVPVDAVRAEVGRLVEASEHFDGETWRLHVTDLGERGVEMRALMTAANADHAWELRCEVREGLLKWLRETHPEALPRTRVVFPEGEVVGRGTEAD, encoded by the coding sequence ATGACGCTCGCTCTCCAGACCCCTCTGTTCACCGATCTCGACCCCTGGCCGGGCTTCGGGGTGATACTGGCCGTCGCGCTCGGCGGGGCGCTGCTGGTCCACGCGTCGGTGTACGGTGTGCTCCATCGGATCCGTCGGACGGCACCGGAGCGGCTGCCCTTGCGTGGGCTGCTGGTGGTCCACACGGAGCGCTCCGCGCGGTGGGTGCTGGTCCTGCTCGCTCTGCGCGCCAGCCTCGGCCATTTGCCCGCCGAGGCGGGTGGGGTGGCCGGTCCGCTAGCGACGGCGGTCTCGATCGGGCTGGTGATCGCGGCGGCGCGGCTGGTGATCCGCGCGATGAGTGCCGTCCGCCAGTCGCTCGGGGAGCGGCTGGACACGAACAAGGCCGACAACCTCTCCGAGCGCCGCATTCTGACCCAGATCGGGCTGTTTCAGCGACTGCTGAATGTGCTGGTCGTCGTCGTGGCCGTGGCGGTGATCCTGCTCCACTTCGAGTCGGTGCGCCGGGTGGGGACGGGCCTGCTGGCGTCGGCGGGAATCGCGGGCATCGTGCTCGGCCTGGCAGCGCAGCGGGTGCTCGGCAACCTGTTCGCGGGCATCCAGATCGCCATCACGCAGCCCATCCGCGTGGACGACGTGGTGGTGGTCGAGGGCGAGTGGGCGCGCGTGGAGGAGATCACGCTGACGTACGTGGTGGTCCGGATCTGGGATCTCCGGCGGCTGGTCCTGCCGATCTCGTACTTCATCGAGACACCGTTCCAGAACTGGACGCGGTCGGCGTCGCAGGTGATCGGGACGGTCTACCTGCGGACGGACTACAGCGTGCCGGTGGACGCCGTCCGAGCGGAGGTGGGGCGGCTGGTGGAGGCGTCCGAGCACTTCGACGGCGAGACGTGGCGGCTCCACGTGACCGACCTCGGCGAGCGCGGCGTCGAGATGCGGGCGCTGATGACGGCGGCCAACGCGGACCACGCGTGGGAGCTGCGGTGCGAGGTCCGGGAGGGTCTGCTGAAGTGGCTCCGCGAGACGCACCCGGAGGCACTGCCGCGCACCCGGGTCGTGTTTCCGGAGGGCGAGGTGGTCGGCCGCGGTACCGAAGCGGACTGA
- a CDS encoding BatA and WFA domain-containing protein: MGFLNPLLLVGLAAAAIPIVVHLFNFRRPQRVDFSTLRFVRQIEATAMRRMRIRQWLLLALRTLAVLFLVLAFARPTRTADAGVFEEGTARSLVLVLDNSRSMTLRDAQGALIDQARGLGVAVIEATGAGDERTLLPVARPVEARIVPYTTAGPVLDAIESTPALAGAEALTAAIARAGSVLEGAQHLRREIVIVSDLQAATFSDSASATLPEGIDLTLLPLGARAQVNTAVTDVRVVSRIVEPGRPVQIEATVVRYGGRPGTVGAALLLDGQRVAETAVDVVPGEPVRVPFTVTPPARGWLGGEVRIEADAAAWDDARFFALRVPPPPRVLLVRGDGQRADLVALALGVAAESGGVALNEIAEGALPGADLDQYDAVVLVGPASVGDPGRLAAFVGAGGGVLAFPGDDVDALNPMLAALGAGRIDGAVGESGGDVLGTTTDLDLDHPLFAGVFDAARPTPEAVDLRKVARYRSGGADETTLIATQTGAPLLQEVRRGEGSVLLFGVAPDLGWSDLPQRGLFVPLLYRAAAYLAAGSSIADTGELTAREGGTIRVEGVGPGTALRLVGPDGVTLTPLQRTVPGAVVLDVGDAVARAGLYRVVQSDRTLRVVAVNEDARESDPAALAPAEAVRRLEAATGRPVRLVEGAAGLASDGERAGTPLWTYFLALALACLIAETLVTTRRRPEVAA; the protein is encoded by the coding sequence ATGGGCTTTCTGAATCCGCTCCTCCTGGTCGGCCTCGCGGCGGCGGCGATCCCGATCGTCGTGCACCTGTTCAACTTCCGTCGGCCGCAGCGGGTCGACTTCTCGACGCTGCGCTTCGTCCGCCAAATCGAGGCGACGGCGATGCGGCGAATGCGCATTCGCCAGTGGCTCCTGCTAGCACTGCGGACGCTGGCGGTGCTCTTCCTCGTGCTCGCCTTCGCGCGCCCGACGCGGACCGCCGACGCGGGCGTGTTCGAGGAGGGGACGGCGCGGAGCCTCGTGCTGGTGCTCGACAACAGCCGGTCGATGACGCTCCGGGACGCGCAGGGCGCGCTGATCGACCAGGCGCGCGGCCTCGGTGTCGCCGTCATCGAGGCGACGGGGGCGGGCGACGAACGAACGCTGCTCCCCGTCGCGCGGCCCGTGGAGGCGCGCATCGTGCCCTACACGACCGCCGGGCCGGTCCTCGATGCCATCGAATCCACGCCCGCACTGGCGGGGGCCGAGGCGCTCACGGCGGCGATCGCACGGGCGGGAAGCGTGCTGGAGGGCGCGCAGCACCTGAGGCGCGAAATCGTGATCGTGAGCGACCTCCAGGCGGCTACGTTCAGTGACTCCGCGAGCGCCACCCTGCCCGAAGGCATCGACCTGACGCTGCTGCCGTTGGGCGCGAGGGCGCAGGTCAACACGGCGGTGACGGACGTGCGGGTCGTAAGCCGGATCGTCGAGCCGGGGCGGCCGGTGCAGATCGAGGCGACCGTCGTGCGCTACGGGGGGCGGCCCGGGACGGTTGGCGCGGCGCTTCTCCTGGACGGCCAGCGCGTCGCCGAGACGGCCGTGGACGTGGTTCCGGGAGAGCCGGTCCGCGTGCCATTCACGGTCACGCCTCCCGCGCGTGGGTGGCTGGGCGGCGAAGTCCGTATCGAGGCGGACGCCGCGGCCTGGGACGACGCCCGCTTCTTCGCGCTCCGGGTGCCGCCGCCGCCGCGCGTGCTGCTCGTCCGCGGCGACGGCCAGCGGGCCGATCTCGTGGCGCTCGCGCTCGGCGTCGCTGCCGAGTCGGGGGGCGTGGCGCTCAACGAAATCGCCGAGGGCGCCCTGCCCGGCGCGGACCTCGACCAGTATGACGCCGTCGTGCTCGTCGGCCCCGCCTCGGTGGGCGACCCAGGGCGGCTGGCGGCGTTCGTCGGCGCGGGCGGCGGCGTGCTCGCGTTCCCCGGCGACGACGTAGATGCCCTCAATCCCATGCTGGCAGCCCTCGGCGCCGGTCGGATCGACGGCGCGGTGGGGGAGAGCGGCGGCGACGTACTCGGCACGACCACCGACCTCGACCTCGACCACCCCCTCTTCGCGGGCGTTTTCGACGCGGCCCGACCGACGCCCGAAGCAGTCGACCTCCGAAAAGTCGCGCGCTACCGTTCCGGCGGGGCCGACGAGACGACGCTCATCGCCACGCAGACGGGGGCGCCGCTGCTCCAGGAGGTCCGGCGAGGGGAGGGGAGCGTGCTGCTGTTCGGTGTCGCGCCCGACCTCGGCTGGAGCGACCTGCCCCAGCGGGGGCTCTTCGTCCCCCTGTTGTACCGCGCTGCGGCCTACCTTGCTGCCGGGTCGTCGATCGCTGACACGGGCGAGTTGACCGCGCGCGAAGGAGGCACGATCCGCGTGGAGGGCGTCGGTCCGGGCACCGCCCTTCGCCTCGTCGGCCCCGATGGAGTGACGCTGACCCCGCTCCAGCGGACGGTGCCGGGTGCTGTCGTGCTGGACGTGGGCGACGCGGTCGCGCGGGCGGGTCTGTACCGCGTGGTGCAGAGCGACCGCACGCTGCGCGTGGTCGCCGTCAACGAAGACGCGCGCGAGTCGGACCCGGCGGCGCTCGCTCCGGCGGAGGCCGTGAGGAGGCTGGAGGCAGCGACCGGGCGCCCGGTCCGCCTCGTGGAAGGAGCAGCCGGGCTCGCCTCGGACGGCGAGCGGGCGGGGACGCCGCTCTGGACCTACTTCCTGGCGCTCGCGCTGGCGTGCCTCATCGCCGAGACGCTCGTCACGACGCGGCGGCGCCCCGAGGTCGCAGCCTGA
- the hflX gene encoding GTPase HflX, giving the protein MTQPTSRSRETAVLVGVQTPATTPAELRDGLDELELLTDTAGADTIARLTQNLPRVHGATFIGKGKVDELRQLVEKHKADLVVFDDDLSPVQVRNLEKALKSEDNNVKLVDRSGLILDIFASRARSAQAKTQVELAQLQYLRSRLTRAWTHLERQKGGIGMRGPGETQIETDRRLIGNRIAVLKDQLEKIDRQRTTQRKGRLDQTRVALVGYTNAGKSTLMNALADAGVFAEDRLFATLDATTRQILLDTNKPVLLADTVGFIRKLPHALVESFKSTLDEVREADVLLHVVDVTHPNAEDHIRVVNETLAELEAQDKPTLMVFNKVDALEDAGLLDQLQSAFGNAVFVSARRGIGLDELRTRTLALVEADYVDRVALLPVSKPKARSHVHSVAEVLEETFGFAEDAYDATAPPVAVVRLHFRASTKNAPDLDRMLAGYGSLRWTTPSDTTAGDGAADPATLSDEPDA; this is encoded by the coding sequence TTGACGCAACCGACTTCCCGCTCCCGTGAGACTGCCGTCCTCGTCGGCGTGCAGACGCCCGCTACGACTCCGGCCGAACTCCGCGATGGCCTCGACGAGCTCGAACTCCTGACCGATACCGCTGGCGCGGACACCATCGCTCGGCTGACTCAGAACCTGCCGCGCGTCCATGGGGCCACGTTCATCGGCAAGGGCAAGGTCGACGAACTCCGCCAGCTCGTCGAGAAGCACAAGGCCGACCTCGTCGTGTTCGACGACGACCTATCGCCGGTGCAGGTCCGCAACCTGGAGAAGGCGCTCAAGTCGGAGGACAACAACGTCAAGCTGGTCGATCGCTCCGGGCTCATCCTGGACATCTTCGCCAGCCGGGCGCGCTCGGCGCAGGCCAAGACGCAGGTCGAACTGGCGCAGCTCCAGTACCTCCGCTCGCGACTGACGCGGGCGTGGACGCACCTGGAGCGCCAGAAGGGCGGCATCGGGATGCGCGGGCCGGGTGAGACGCAGATCGAGACCGACCGTCGCCTCATCGGCAACCGCATCGCGGTGCTGAAGGACCAGCTGGAGAAGATCGACCGCCAGCGGACCACCCAGCGCAAGGGACGCCTCGACCAGACGCGCGTCGCGCTCGTCGGCTACACCAACGCGGGCAAGAGCACGCTCATGAACGCCCTGGCCGACGCTGGGGTCTTCGCTGAGGACCGCCTCTTCGCCACCCTCGACGCGACGACGCGCCAGATCCTCCTCGATACCAACAAGCCGGTGCTTCTGGCCGACACGGTCGGCTTCATCCGCAAGCTTCCCCACGCCCTCGTGGAAAGCTTCAAGAGCACCCTCGACGAGGTGCGGGAGGCGGACGTCCTGCTGCACGTGGTCGACGTCACGCACCCCAACGCCGAGGACCACATCCGCGTGGTCAACGAGACGCTGGCCGAGTTGGAGGCGCAGGACAAGCCGACGCTGATGGTGTTCAACAAGGTGGACGCCCTGGAGGACGCGGGGCTGCTCGATCAGCTCCAGTCGGCCTTCGGCAACGCCGTCTTCGTGTCGGCCCGGCGTGGCATCGGGCTGGACGAGCTCCGCACCCGCACGCTCGCGCTCGTCGAAGCCGACTACGTGGACCGGGTGGCGCTGCTGCCGGTCTCGAAGCCCAAGGCACGCTCGCACGTCCACAGCGTCGCCGAGGTGCTGGAGGAGACCTTCGGCTTCGCCGAGGACGCCTACGATGCCACCGCCCCGCCCGTGGCCGTCGTCCGGCTGCACTTCCGGGCGTCGACCAAGAATGCGCCGGACCTCGACCGGATGCTCGCGGGCTACGGCAGCCTGCGCTGGACCACTCCCTCCGACACCACGGCAGGCGACGGCGCCGCTGACCCCGCCACGCTGTCCGACGAGCCCGACGCCTGA